In Salisediminibacterium beveridgei, one DNA window encodes the following:
- a CDS encoding ribose-phosphate diphosphokinase — protein sequence MDKKRTEHMKLFTLNSNPALTQEIADYLGIKVGDSSIQRFSDGEVQIVIDETVRGQDTYLVQSTAEPGNELLMELLIMIDALKRASAKSINVVMPYYGYSRQDRKARSREPITAKLIANLLESAGADRVISVDLHAAQIQGFFNIPVDQLKAHWLLSDYFKNKQLEDVVVVAPENAGTARARKLANDLDAPIALIDKQRTEIDEMVLGQYIIGEVEGKTAIIIDDMIDTARTMTAGAVALKEFGAKEVYACATHGVLSEPAIDRIRQSELKEVVITNTIQQSLDRQDERITTLSVATLIGEGLLRIHNNESVSKLFG from the coding sequence GTGGACAAAAAACGAACAGAACACATGAAATTGTTTACTTTGAATTCGAATCCTGCTCTAACCCAGGAAATTGCAGATTATCTTGGCATCAAGGTCGGTGATAGTTCCATTCAGCGTTTCAGTGACGGTGAAGTTCAGATTGTCATTGATGAAACCGTCAGGGGACAAGATACATACCTTGTGCAATCCACTGCAGAACCAGGAAATGAACTTTTGATGGAGTTATTAATTATGATTGATGCACTAAAGCGGGCTTCTGCGAAGTCTATTAATGTTGTCATGCCATACTACGGCTATTCACGGCAGGATCGAAAAGCACGTTCAAGAGAACCCATTACGGCAAAATTAATTGCAAACCTGCTTGAATCTGCAGGAGCTGACAGAGTGATTTCTGTCGATCTTCACGCAGCTCAAATTCAAGGATTTTTCAATATACCAGTTGATCAATTAAAAGCACACTGGCTTCTATCAGACTACTTTAAAAACAAACAGCTCGAAGATGTCGTAGTAGTCGCACCAGAAAATGCTGGTACTGCAAGAGCGCGGAAACTTGCTAATGATCTGGATGCTCCGATTGCTCTCATTGATAAACAGCGTACTGAAATAGATGAAATGGTTCTCGGTCAATATATTATTGGTGAAGTCGAAGGGAAAACGGCCATTATTATAGATGATATGATTGACACTGCCCGTACGATGACAGCAGGCGCAGTAGCCTTGAAGGAATTTGGCGCGAAAGAAGTGTATGCTTGTGCAACCCACGGTGTACTGAGTGAACCTGCCATTGACCGGATACGTCAATCTGAGTTGAAGGAAGTTGTGATTACAAACACGATTCAACAATCTCTGGACAGGCAAGATGAACGGATTACGACACTATCTGTCGCAACATTGATTGGTGAAGGCCTGTTAAGGATTCACAATAATGAATCCGTCAGTAAACTTTTCGGATAA
- the pflB gene encoding formate C-acetyltransferase, which translates to MSKTLEAVQQPAWESFEPGNWQSAIDVRDFIQQNYTLYQGDESFLEDASESTKSLWDQVMQLSKEERERGGVYDMDTSIVSSIVSHDAGYLDKSKEKITGVQTDVPFKRSMQPFGGLRMAKASLESYGYELDSEVEAFFANNRKTHNQGVFDAYTPEMKLARKVGIITGLPDAYGRGRIIGDYRRVALYGVDFLIEEKKKEMAETEGTMFSETIQIREEMAEQLRALNELKQLGKIYGFDLSRPAMNTVEAFQWLYLGYLAAVKEQNGAAMSLGRVSTFLDIYVERDLKAGTLTEPEVQEIVDHFIMKLRLVKFARTPEYNDLFSGDPTWVTESIGGVGEDGRPLVTKNSFRFLHSLTNLGPAPEPNLTVLWSPELPETFKHYCAKMSIETSSVQYENDDIMRDEFGDDYGIACCVSAMTIGKQMQFFGARANLAKGLLCAINGGVDEMGGTKVTPGIEPITSEYLDYDEVRENFDLVMDWLSELYINTLNIIHYMHDKYSYERIEMALHDRDIRRTMATGIAGLSVAADSLSAIKHSRVRVIRDENGLAVDYEVEGDYPKYGNDDDRVDMIAKELVETFSQKLKKHATYRNAETTMSILTITSNVVYGKKTGNTPCGRKTGEPFAPGANPLHGRDTKGALASLNSVAKMPYHASLDGISNTFSIIPKALGKDHLMQKANLSSILDGYSVKNGHHLNINVFDRETLLDAMDRPEEYPQLTIRVSGYAVNFIKLTREQQLDVINRTFHESI; encoded by the coding sequence ATGAGTAAAACTTTAGAAGCCGTTCAACAACCTGCATGGGAATCTTTTGAACCTGGGAACTGGCAATCGGCGATTGATGTAAGAGATTTCATTCAACAAAATTATACACTTTATCAAGGTGACGAATCATTCCTCGAAGATGCAAGTGAATCAACAAAGTCATTGTGGGATCAGGTCATGCAACTCTCCAAAGAGGAACGCGAGCGCGGTGGTGTCTATGATATGGATACTTCAATCGTTTCTTCAATCGTTTCTCATGATGCTGGCTATCTGGATAAGAGCAAAGAAAAGATCACTGGCGTTCAGACAGATGTTCCGTTCAAACGTTCCATGCAGCCATTTGGTGGTCTGAGAATGGCAAAAGCATCTCTTGAATCTTACGGGTATGAACTCGACAGCGAAGTCGAAGCCTTTTTTGCAAACAACCGCAAAACCCATAACCAGGGTGTGTTTGATGCCTACACCCCTGAGATGAAATTAGCACGAAAAGTCGGTATCATCACAGGACTTCCGGATGCATACGGCCGCGGCCGGATCATTGGTGATTATCGCCGGGTTGCACTCTATGGTGTTGACTTTTTGATTGAAGAAAAGAAAAAAGAAATGGCTGAAACCGAAGGCACCATGTTCTCTGAAACGATTCAAATCAGAGAAGAAATGGCTGAACAGCTTCGCGCATTAAACGAATTGAAGCAACTCGGAAAAATATACGGTTTCGACCTCTCTCGCCCTGCCATGAATACAGTCGAAGCTTTTCAATGGCTCTATCTCGGATATTTGGCAGCTGTGAAAGAGCAAAATGGCGCTGCAATGAGTCTCGGTCGAGTATCAACTTTCCTCGATATTTATGTGGAACGTGACTTGAAAGCCGGAACACTTACTGAGCCGGAAGTACAGGAAATCGTAGATCACTTTATTATGAAACTTCGTCTCGTGAAATTTGCACGGACGCCGGAATATAATGATTTGTTCAGTGGAGACCCGACTTGGGTTACCGAATCCATCGGTGGTGTCGGTGAAGATGGCAGGCCGCTTGTTACGAAAAACTCATTCAGATTCCTGCACAGTCTGACAAATCTTGGACCCGCACCTGAACCGAATCTGACTGTCCTCTGGTCTCCAGAGTTACCTGAAACCTTTAAACATTACTGCGCAAAAATGTCGATTGAAACAAGTTCAGTTCAATATGAGAACGATGATATTATGCGAGATGAATTTGGAGATGATTATGGGATTGCCTGCTGCGTGTCAGCAATGACAATCGGTAAGCAGATGCAATTTTTCGGAGCCCGGGCGAACCTGGCAAAAGGTCTTCTCTGTGCGATTAATGGCGGCGTTGATGAAATGGGCGGAACAAAAGTAACACCAGGAATTGAACCAATCACTTCAGAATATCTTGATTATGACGAGGTCAGAGAAAATTTTGATCTCGTGATGGATTGGCTCTCAGAACTCTATATCAATACACTGAACATTATTCATTATATGCACGATAAGTACAGTTATGAGCGCATTGAAATGGCCCTGCATGATCGGGACATCCGCCGTACCATGGCAACAGGTATTGCAGGATTATCCGTAGCTGCTGACTCTCTCAGCGCCATTAAACACAGCCGCGTCCGCGTCATCCGCGATGAAAACGGCCTGGCTGTTGATTATGAAGTTGAAGGTGACTATCCGAAATACGGGAATGACGACGATCGTGTCGATATGATTGCCAAAGAACTGGTAGAAACGTTCTCGCAGAAATTGAAAAAGCATGCGACTTATCGGAATGCCGAAACGACCATGTCTATTCTGACGATCACTTCAAATGTTGTTTATGGTAAGAAAACTGGCAACACGCCATGCGGTAGAAAAACAGGTGAACCATTTGCACCAGGTGCGAACCCACTTCATGGGCGAGATACAAAAGGCGCATTGGCATCACTCAATTCGGTTGCAAAAATGCCATACCATGCTTCACTGGACGGCATTTCGAACACATTCTCGATTATTCCGAAAGCGCTTGGTAAAGATCATCTCATGCAAAAAGCAAACTTATCCTCCATTCTCGATGGGTATTCAGTAAAGAACGGTCATCATCTGAATATTAATGTGTTTGATCGCGAAACACTTCTGGATGCTATGGACCGGCCGGAAGAATATCCTCAATTAACGATTCGCGTTTCAGGTTATGCTGTCAACTTCATTAAGCTTACTCGTGAGCAGCAACTTGACGTCATTAATCGTACGTTCCACGAATCGATCTAG
- the dapA gene encoding 4-hydroxy-tetrahydrodipicolinate synthase: MNFGQMITAMVTPFNDDLQIDFDRTEQLIEHLISTGSDAVVLSGTTGEAPTLSIDEKNAFFRFCVKIVDGRIPVLAGTGTNSTKAAIELTKMAEIAGAEGVMLMAPYYNKPNQQGMYEHFKAVATSTVLPVMLYNVPGRTGVNLLPETTIKLSRIPNIVSIKEASGDLDAMSMIIEETSDDFSVYSGDDSLTLPSLAVGADGVVSVSSHVIGDEIKEMIEAANDGDLTKASAIHRRLVPMMNAMFIAPSPSPIKAALNMIGVPVGSVRLPIVDVDESEREAIYNQIAYKRFSSAV, translated from the coding sequence ATGAACTTTGGACAGATGATCACAGCGATGGTAACACCCTTCAACGATGATTTACAAATCGATTTTGACAGAACAGAACAACTGATTGAACACCTTATCAGTACAGGAAGTGATGCCGTTGTCTTAAGTGGTACAACCGGTGAAGCACCGACGCTGTCAATTGATGAAAAAAATGCTTTTTTCAGATTCTGTGTTAAGATTGTTGATGGACGAATACCTGTGCTTGCCGGAACCGGTACCAACAGTACCAAGGCCGCCATTGAATTAACGAAGATGGCTGAAATTGCCGGCGCAGAGGGTGTCATGTTGATGGCTCCTTATTATAACAAGCCAAATCAGCAAGGGATGTATGAACACTTCAAAGCTGTTGCCACGTCGACTGTGCTGCCGGTCATGCTATACAACGTACCTGGTCGCACAGGTGTAAACCTTTTACCCGAAACAACGATTAAACTTTCCCGTATTCCCAACATTGTTTCCATTAAAGAAGCAAGTGGCGATCTGGATGCTATGTCGATGATTATCGAAGAAACATCAGATGACTTTTCAGTTTACAGCGGTGATGACAGCTTAACATTACCTTCCTTAGCTGTTGGCGCTGATGGGGTTGTATCGGTTTCCTCTCATGTTATTGGTGATGAGATAAAAGAGATGATCGAAGCTGCGAATGATGGGGATCTCACCAAGGCCTCTGCAATACACAGAAGATTGGTTCCGATGATGAATGCCATGTTTATCGCACCAAGCCCGTCTCCCATAAAAGCGGCACTGAATATGATCGGCGTGCCGGTTGGTTCAGTCCGTCTGCCTATCGTGGATGTTGATGAATCAGAAAGAGAAGCCATCTATAATCAAATCGCCTACAAACGTTTCTCATCAGCTGTATAA
- a CDS encoding NAD(P)/FAD-dependent oxidoreductase: protein MTHHIIIGGGIIGASAAYHLAREGEQVTIIDRGDKGQATDAAAGIISPWLSNRRNESWYRLAKEGARFYHELIPELEQNQNTDTGYRRNGTIALTSEDHIVNEKMNLAIQKQPDAPEIGEVKYLSERDVQRQFPLVANGYQGVFVSGGARVNGRLLRDSLIHGAVANGAVRIHGHAEVTPRGDHRFSVKVGHMDLFAENVIVTAGAWVNSLFKGKKLKMNIRPQKGQLIHLRLKGMNSDNWPVILPPKDYYVIPFEDGRMVIGATREDHKLFDTAATAGGIHAILDEVFTFAPGFKGAEFLETRVGTRPFSMDSIPVFGQIPELPGLYTANGLGASGLTTGPFIGCELAKLSIGKDPLFSKDEYSVKSLFL from the coding sequence ATGACACATCACATCATTATCGGTGGAGGCATTATTGGAGCATCAGCGGCTTACCATCTTGCCAGAGAAGGAGAACAAGTTACAATAATTGATCGGGGAGATAAAGGTCAAGCAACCGATGCGGCAGCAGGAATTATTAGTCCCTGGCTATCCAATCGTCGAAATGAATCATGGTACCGATTAGCAAAGGAAGGCGCTCGTTTTTATCATGAACTGATACCGGAGCTCGAACAAAACCAGAATACTGATACCGGATACAGAAGAAACGGTACGATTGCATTGACGTCGGAGGATCACATAGTGAATGAGAAAATGAATCTGGCTATTCAAAAACAACCAGACGCACCTGAAATTGGCGAGGTCAAGTATCTGAGTGAAAGAGATGTTCAGCGCCAATTTCCACTTGTTGCAAATGGTTATCAAGGCGTATTTGTGAGTGGGGGAGCGAGAGTGAATGGCCGGTTATTAAGAGACAGTCTGATTCATGGAGCGGTAGCGAATGGCGCAGTGCGAATACACGGTCACGCGGAGGTAACCCCAAGGGGCGATCATCGATTCAGTGTGAAAGTAGGCCACATGGATCTGTTCGCAGAAAATGTGATCGTAACTGCAGGTGCCTGGGTGAACTCACTCTTTAAAGGAAAAAAATTAAAAATGAATATCAGGCCTCAAAAAGGACAGTTGATTCATCTTCGCTTAAAAGGCATGAACAGTGACAACTGGCCAGTTATACTTCCTCCGAAAGATTATTATGTTATACCTTTTGAGGATGGCCGGATGGTGATTGGTGCAACAAGAGAAGACCATAAGCTCTTTGACACCGCCGCTACCGCAGGAGGGATTCATGCGATTTTAGATGAAGTCTTCACTTTTGCACCAGGATTCAAAGGCGCTGAGTTCCTTGAAACAAGGGTGGGGACCAGACCCTTCTCAATGGATTCAATCCCAGTCTTTGGTCAGATCCCTGAACTTCCGGGCCTTTACACAGCCAATGGGCTCGGTGCAAGCGGATTAACGACGGGGCCATTCATTGGCTGCGAATTGGCAAAACTCTCCATTGGCAAAGATCCTCTCTTTTCCAAGGACGAGTACAGCGTTAAATCACTTTTTCTTTGA
- the pflA gene encoding pyruvate formate-lyase-activating protein: MQGRIHSIETTGMVDGPGVRYMIFTQGCLLRCQYCHNPDSWDLAAGKNMTVAELVDDIKKYVPYMKASGGGVTVSGGEPLLQMDFLTALFKELKALDIHTAIDSSGGSYSTADNYQSSFKALLEVTDLFLVDLKQMDDEKHRSLTGVTNRHILQFAKELSKRQIPMWIRHVLVPGKTDDEADLNKLASFVSELNGVERIEILPYHLMGKYKWDEMGLVYPLGDTPSPTESATNQAISILQKKNPDIPVG; this comes from the coding sequence ATGCAAGGACGCATTCATTCCATCGAAACTACGGGGATGGTAGACGGACCCGGAGTTCGTTATATGATTTTCACACAAGGGTGTCTTCTTCGCTGCCAGTACTGCCACAATCCCGACTCATGGGATCTTGCAGCTGGAAAAAATATGACTGTTGCAGAATTAGTTGATGATATTAAAAAGTATGTTCCTTACATGAAAGCATCCGGGGGTGGTGTCACAGTCAGCGGTGGTGAACCATTACTGCAAATGGATTTTCTGACTGCTTTATTCAAAGAATTAAAAGCTCTTGATATCCACACAGCAATTGACAGCTCTGGTGGTTCGTATTCTACCGCGGATAACTATCAATCATCCTTTAAGGCATTACTTGAAGTGACTGATCTGTTTCTGGTGGATCTGAAACAAATGGATGACGAGAAGCACAGGTCATTAACCGGTGTCACAAACCGCCATATACTTCAATTTGCAAAGGAATTGTCAAAGCGTCAAATACCTATGTGGATCCGACACGTTCTTGTCCCTGGAAAAACGGATGACGAAGCAGATTTAAATAAGTTGGCCAGTTTTGTTTCAGAATTAAATGGCGTGGAGCGAATTGAAATTCTACCTTATCATCTGATGGGTAAATACAAATGGGATGAAATGGGGCTTGTATATCCGCTGGGCGATACCCCTTCCCCCACTGAGTCAGCGACAAATCAGGCGATCAGTATTTTGCAAAAAAAGAACCCTGATATTCCTGTTGGCTGA
- a CDS encoding FUSC family protein, producing the protein MSSLTAKIVKEVKTMFEHLRPFLIGQRIIKTGIAVALTSMICLLFDLPAIYAVITAIVTIEPNTYDSIRKGMVRFPAAGIGAGIATLSVFFLGETYLTYTIAAVGTIYLCQKLKLFDGTLVATLTAVAMIPDLDGPLLMQFLTRLGTTTIGITVSSIVNVTIFPANYFKKIHDQTYRHIDEAKRVLQGIVMPYEMSGANSGDGLNYMKFKRSLAKTDQLMGYQRKELRVHRFRFKNYRNFLLLRERMDLLHRLELHLGNLYYIGRIQKLTLIERELLDEIGRLLPSLQYGDANGMSDEHYKIIHELDQALRYEYEAPTEGNEFDKTHYLNKNTRFFYELLSSFEVLGDLQTRQKNPSL; encoded by the coding sequence ATGAGCAGTTTAACAGCAAAGATCGTGAAGGAAGTGAAGACAATGTTCGAACATTTAAGACCTTTTCTGATTGGACAGCGAATCATTAAAACAGGGATTGCAGTAGCGTTAACATCAATGATTTGTCTGCTGTTTGATCTGCCTGCCATTTATGCTGTGATCACAGCAATTGTAACCATCGAACCGAACACCTATGACTCCATTCGTAAAGGGATGGTCCGTTTCCCTGCAGCTGGAATTGGTGCGGGTATTGCGACGCTTTCTGTCTTTTTTCTCGGTGAAACGTATTTGACATATACCATTGCAGCAGTCGGTACAATTTATCTTTGTCAAAAGCTGAAACTTTTTGACGGGACGCTCGTGGCAACACTGACTGCAGTAGCGATGATCCCTGATCTGGACGGTCCTTTATTGATGCAATTTTTGACTCGCCTTGGCACAACAACAATTGGTATAACAGTCTCGTCAATTGTCAATGTTACAATTTTCCCTGCGAACTATTTCAAAAAAATACACGACCAGACTTACAGACACATTGACGAAGCAAAACGGGTTTTACAAGGGATTGTTATGCCCTACGAAATGAGTGGAGCAAATTCTGGAGATGGGCTGAATTATATGAAGTTTAAACGTTCTCTCGCAAAGACGGATCAGTTAATGGGGTATCAGCGGAAAGAACTTCGTGTGCACCGCTTCCGGTTTAAAAATTATCGGAATTTCCTTTTACTGCGTGAACGTATGGACTTGTTACATCGCTTGGAACTTCATTTAGGCAACTTGTACTACATTGGCCGCATACAAAAATTAACATTGATTGAAAGGGAACTTCTCGATGAAATCGGGCGTCTCTTACCTTCTTTACAATACGGCGATGCAAATGGGATGTCTGATGAACATTATAAAATCATCCATGAATTGGATCAGGCACTTCGTTATGAGTATGAGGCCCCCACAGAAGGCAATGAATTTGATAAAACACACTATCTCAATAAAAACACCCGTTTCTTTTATGAACTGTTATCTTCTTTTGAAGTATTGGGTGATTTGCAAACACGACAAAAGAACCCTTCACTTTGA
- a CDS encoding TVP38/TMEM64 family protein, translating into MPKKLILKIILFMLIAYTGYWLFNNFSTVGPEQLQHFMLSFGIIAPLVFILLFTIRPFVLFPASIMAMAGGLSFGPIIGPAVTYIGSLAGAALSFMVMRKLGHKIRAKKWQGRGEAIQRNIESNGFFYITALRIIPVVNFDFLSYLAALSRVKFSIYFKATMAGIIPGTFAFNFLGAAIVDLSPAMISITAGTFFIAFTIPVFIRKKMKQKNLDIDLLPDEQI; encoded by the coding sequence ATGCCGAAAAAACTCATTTTGAAAATCATATTGTTTATGCTCATTGCCTATACAGGTTACTGGTTATTTAATAATTTTTCGACGGTTGGACCTGAACAGCTCCAGCATTTTATGCTCAGTTTTGGCATTATTGCACCGTTGGTTTTTATACTGCTGTTCACGATCAGGCCCTTTGTCTTGTTTCCCGCTTCAATCATGGCAATGGCTGGTGGTTTGTCCTTTGGACCGATCATTGGACCTGCAGTGACCTACATCGGATCTCTGGCAGGCGCAGCCTTATCATTTATGGTGATGCGAAAACTAGGACATAAAATCAGGGCAAAAAAATGGCAGGGAAGAGGAGAAGCCATTCAGCGAAATATTGAATCGAACGGTTTTTTCTACATCACTGCTCTTCGGATTATCCCAGTCGTTAATTTTGATTTCCTCAGTTATCTTGCTGCTCTGTCACGGGTGAAATTCTCCATCTATTTTAAAGCTACGATGGCAGGCATCATTCCAGGAACATTTGCATTTAATTTTTTAGGTGCTGCCATTGTTGATTTAAGTCCGGCAATGATCAGCATCACAGCAGGTACTTTTTTCATAGCTTTCACTATTCCAGTTTTCATCAGAAAAAAGATGAAGCAGAAGAATCTTGATATCGACCTGTTGCCCGATGAACAAATCTGA